From a region of the Impatiens glandulifera chromosome 4, dImpGla2.1, whole genome shotgun sequence genome:
- the LOC124934170 gene encoding NAC domain-containing protein 92-like yields MFLRFHQKPISKLMENINSSIGKEEDLMDLPAGFRFYPSDEELITHYLSKKVLDSNYSAIAIGEVDLNKVEPWDLPSQAKMGEKEWYFFCLRDKKYPTGLRTNRATSKGYWKATGKDREIFRGKFPVGMKKTLVFYLGRAPKGEKTNWIMHEYRLEGSYYLQNLPRTARNEWVICRIFQKNSGEKKVFVSGLTPVAMNSILPPLTESSSSPYGYESTTHDVSCFSTMNQIEIKDYSINHLSPFYNSMNPILDSQNQYPDPNFIQDQPFLMNLADRYDDPMMNIKTEMLNWETGRPAGLGGGEMGSGGLWDF; encoded by the exons ATGTTCTTGCGATTTCATCAAAAACCCATTTCAAAACTAATGGAAAACATCAATTCATCAATTGGAAAAGAAGAAGATCTGATGGATTTGCCGGCGGGATTCCGATTCTATCCATCTGATGAAGAACTAATCACACACTACTTATCAAAGAAAGTTCTTGACAGCAATTACTCAGCCATTGCAATCGGAGAAGTCGATCTTAACAAAGTTGAACCATGGGATTTACCAa GTCAAGCTAAAATGGGTGAAAAAGAATGGTACTTTTTCTGTCTAAGGGATAAGAAGTATCCAACTGGATTAAGAACAAACAGAGCTACTTCAAAAGGATATTGGAAAGCTACCGGAAAAGACAGAGAGATTTTCCGGGGGAAATTTCCGGTAGGGATGAAGAAAACCCTAGTTTTTTACTTGGGTAGAGCTCCTAAAGGAGAGAAAACTAATTGGATTATGCATGAATATCGTCTGGAAGGAAGTTATTATCTTCAAAATCTCCCAAGAACTGCTAGG AATGAATGGGTAATTTGCaggatttttcaaaaaaactccGGCGAGAAGAAAGTCTTTGTCTCCGGTTTAACGCCGGTGGCGATGAATTCAATTCTACCGCCGTTGACGGAATCATCATCGTCTCCATATGGATACGAATCCACTACCCATGACGTGTCCTGCTTCTCCACCATGAATCAAATAGAAATCAAAGATTATTCAATCAATCATCTTTCTCCATTTTACAACTCGATGAATCCGATCCTAGATAGTCAGAATCAATACCCAGATCCTAATTTCATACAAGATCAACCCTTTTTGATGAATTTGGCGGATAGGTATGATGATCCGATGATGAATATTAAAACAGAGATGTTGAATTGGGAAACTGGTCGGCCGGCGGGATTAGGCGGTGGAGAAATGGGTTCCGGCGGTCTATGGGATTTTTAA